The genomic window TAATGCGGTCGTGGCGGAATGGCAGACGCGCCAGCTTGAGGGGCTGGTCGGGGTATCCCCGGTGGAAGTTCGAGTCTTCTCGGCCGCATAATATAAAAAGGTAAAGTGGCAGAGCTCAACTGATGATACAATTAGTGAGTTCTATTTTTATTGCCAAATACTTAAAAAACCTAAGAAGATTAAGGAACTACAAAATAAAAAAAGGTTGTTACCCAATAAATGTAAGCGAATACTTAAAGAAAATTAATAAGTTGAAAACGGGCGATGACAAAGTGTATTCTATTCTTTTAGTAGATGATGAACAATACATAAGACAATCCATTATTGAATTAGTGCAGTGGGAAAAGAAAGGCTTTTTTATACTGGAAGAAGCTGGTAATGGCGAAGAGGCCCTAGAAGTAATGGAAAAATATGGGCCAGATATTCTTATCGCAGATATATGGATGCCAGTCATGGATGAGATTGAATTATCTAGACGGATAAGAGAAAAACATCTATCTGTTAAAATTATTTTTCTAAGTGGTCATAATGATTTTGACTATGCAATAAGTAGAATAAAATTAAATATTATTGAATATTTATTGAAACCTATTTCGATAAGCGATTTAG from Carnobacterium iners includes these protein-coding regions:
- a CDS encoding response regulator; this translates as MIQLVSSIFIAKYLKNLRRLRNYKIKKGCYPINVSEYLKKINKLKTGDDKVYSILLVDDEQYIRQSIIELVQWEKKGFFILEEAGNGEEALEVMEKYGPDILIADIWMPVMDEIELSRRIREKHLSVKIIFLSGHNDFDYAISRIKLNIIEYLLKPISISDLECMLEKVHEALDEKKRSE